In Streptococcus uberis, a single window of DNA contains:
- a CDS encoding SPJ_0845 family protein: MAITHKRNDELEKLMSGFANIPNFDKPLNTDAEETISKEADKKDAKND; this comes from the coding sequence ATGGCAATTACACATAAACGAAACGACGAGTTAGAAAAATTAATGTCTGGCTTTGCCAATATTCCAAATTTCGACAAACCTCTCAATACAGATGCCGAAGAAACAATTAGCAAAGAGGCTGATAAAAAGGATGCTAAAAATGATTAA
- a CDS encoding VOC family protein yields MKVKVDHIGLWAKDIEAMKAFYCNYFDATSTSLYHNPKTGFYSYFLTFESGARLEIMHKETINEAEGEHFGFAHLAFALGSKEAVDEFAYYMDSQGFPIQNGPRTTGDGYYEAVIHDIEGNIIELTI; encoded by the coding sequence ATGAAAGTAAAAGTGGATCATATTGGATTATGGGCTAAAGATATTGAAGCAATGAAAGCATTTTATTGTAACTATTTTGATGCGACTTCTACCAGTTTGTACCATAACCCCAAAACAGGATTTTATTCGTATTTTTTAACATTTGAATCAGGTGCTCGTTTGGAAATCATGCATAAAGAAACGATAAATGAAGCTGAAGGAGAACATTTCGGCTTTGCCCACCTAGCCTTTGCTTTAGGATCAAAAGAAGCTGTTGATGAATTTGCTTACTATATGGATAGTCAAGGATTTCCAATTCAAAATGGACCTAGAACAACAGGAGATGGGTACTATGAAGCAGTCATACATGATATTGAAGGCAATATCATTGAATTAACCATATAA
- a CDS encoding response regulator transcription factor translates to MKKHILLVDDEEHILRLLDYHLKKEGYETDLAEDGRTALKLAESEHYDFILLDIMLPQLDGIEVCKRIRSKGNKTPIMMVSAKGEEFDKVLALELGADDYMTKPFSPRELIARLKAILRRTEKTEEEDTTGLPEEYWTINHLVIYPERHEVYKNQKLLNLTPKEFELLLYLVKHPNMTLTRERLLERIWGYDFGQETRLVDVHIGKLREKIEDDPKKPVFIKTIRGYGYKFKELKDETKS, encoded by the coding sequence ATGAAAAAACATATTTTATTAGTCGATGATGAAGAACATATCTTACGTCTATTAGATTATCATTTGAAAAAAGAAGGTTATGAGACAGATCTTGCTGAGGATGGTAGGACAGCGCTAAAACTAGCAGAATCTGAACATTATGATTTTATTTTATTAGACATTATGTTGCCACAATTAGATGGTATTGAAGTCTGTAAAAGAATCCGTTCCAAGGGAAACAAGACTCCAATTATGATGGTATCTGCTAAAGGGGAGGAGTTTGATAAAGTACTAGCACTTGAACTTGGTGCTGATGATTATATGACAAAACCTTTTAGTCCTAGAGAGTTAATTGCCAGATTAAAGGCTATTTTAAGACGAACTGAAAAAACTGAAGAAGAGGATACTACAGGTTTACCAGAAGAATATTGGACTATTAATCACTTGGTTATTTATCCTGAAAGGCATGAAGTTTATAAAAATCAAAAGTTACTAAATCTAACACCGAAAGAATTTGAACTCTTACTTTATCTAGTCAAACATCCTAATATGACTCTAACAAGAGAACGACTCTTAGAACGGATATGGGGTTATGATTTTGGACAAGAAACCCGTTTGGTAGATGTCCATATTGGTAAGTTGAGAGAAAAAATTGAGGATGATCCTAAAAAACCAGTGTTTATCAAAACGATTCGTGGATATGGTTATAAATTTAAGGAGCTAAAGGATGAAACAAAATCTTAG
- the pnpS gene encoding two-component system histidine kinase PnpS — translation MKQNLRKIEILLFLSLLSFVLAILETKWELFFHLISALLLASTLFPLRQLMLWEKQFQLLEKEEYASPETFMPDSQKDLRQIFSKHGALKKELAKRKEESQKLSSNLEALTSHLTMGMFLVSETKDIQLYSKSLPHYFPDADKPFQKIEDIGRTDVKAVVAQAFITKKTIKKELKGYHDGDLILEVTAVPIFNQYGTVFQVLVLLYDLTTIRDYEKLNMDFISNASHELRTPVTSIKGFAETIKNMPEEEQTLKDEFLDIIYNESLRLEHIVEHMLTLSKVNKTQLQKTEIALNDFLYYIGNSMKHQLHEKHLQLSFDLAEDVTIKSDKYLLSQILLNLMSNAIRYTDEGGKITISTAFKEGKIQITVSDTGIGISKLEQDRIFERFYRVNKGRSRQSGGTGLGLSIVKELSQVLGGQVFVKSQIGKGSHFTLEFPKSITS, via the coding sequence ATGAAACAAAATCTTAGAAAAATCGAGATCTTGCTTTTTTTATCCTTGTTGAGTTTTGTGTTGGCTATTTTAGAAACCAAATGGGAACTTTTTTTTCATCTGATAAGTGCTCTATTATTAGCTTCAACCTTGTTTCCTTTACGACAATTAATGCTTTGGGAAAAGCAATTTCAACTTTTGGAAAAAGAGGAATATGCTAGTCCGGAAACCTTTATGCCTGATAGTCAGAAAGACTTAAGACAGATTTTTTCAAAACATGGTGCTTTAAAAAAAGAATTAGCAAAGCGAAAAGAAGAGAGTCAAAAGTTATCTAGTAATCTAGAAGCCTTAACTTCTCATTTAACCATGGGCATGTTCTTAGTTTCCGAAACAAAAGACATTCAGTTATATAGCAAATCATTACCCCATTATTTCCCAGATGCTGATAAACCTTTTCAAAAAATTGAAGATATTGGACGAACAGATGTCAAGGCTGTTGTTGCGCAAGCTTTTATTACAAAAAAAACCATCAAAAAAGAGCTTAAGGGCTATCATGATGGTGATTTGATTTTAGAGGTGACAGCAGTACCCATCTTTAACCAATATGGGACCGTTTTTCAAGTTCTTGTCTTACTCTATGATTTAACCACGATTAGAGATTATGAGAAACTCAATATGGATTTCATTTCCAATGCCTCTCATGAATTAAGAACCCCGGTAACTTCAATTAAGGGATTTGCTGAAACGATAAAGAATATGCCAGAAGAAGAGCAAACCTTAAAAGACGAGTTTTTAGATATCATTTACAATGAAAGTTTGCGTTTAGAGCATATTGTTGAACATATGTTGACACTTTCCAAAGTTAATAAAACCCAGCTTCAAAAAACGGAAATAGCTTTAAATGATTTTCTCTATTATATTGGTAATAGTATGAAACATCAATTGCATGAGAAACATTTACAGTTAAGCTTTGACTTAGCAGAAGATGTCACCATCAAATCTGATAAATATTTACTTTCGCAAATTTTACTTAATCTTATGTCCAATGCCATTCGCTACACAGATGAAGGTGGTAAGATTACCATTTCAACGGCATTTAAAGAGGGAAAAATCCAAATTACGGTGTCTGACACTGGGATAGGGATTAGTAAGTTAGAACAAGATCGTATATTTGAGCGCTTTTACCGTGTTAACAAAGGACGTAGCCGCCAAAGTGGTGGAACAGGATTAGGTTTATCGATTGTTAAAGAACTCAGTCAGGTTTTAGGAGGCCAGGTTTTCGTAAAAAGTCAGATTGGAAAAGGTAGTCATTTTACCTTAGAATTTCCTAAGTCCATAACGTCATAA
- a CDS encoding substrate-binding domain-containing protein, producing the protein MKMNKMLTLAVLTLSSFGLAACGNNNADSGSGSKSGGKIEVITREEGSGTRGAFTEITGILKKDGDKEVDNTSKSAVVQNSTEGVISAVSGNKDAVGYVSLGSLNDSVKAIKVDGVEATSKTVSDGEYPIQRPFNIVYNDSLSELGKDFIKYIHSKQGQAVVKENKFVEAKAEQAEYTSQKMSGKLSVVGSTSVSPLMEKLVEAYKKENPDVTIDITSNGSSAGITAAKEKTADIGMVSRELTPEEGKDLKHDAIALDGIAVVINKDNSAEEVKMQTITDIFTGKVTSWDKVK; encoded by the coding sequence ATGAAAATGAATAAAATGCTAACTTTAGCAGTTCTTACTTTGTCAAGTTTTGGTCTTGCAGCTTGTGGAAATAACAATGCAGACTCTGGTTCAGGATCAAAATCAGGTGGTAAAATTGAAGTTATCACTCGTGAAGAAGGATCTGGTACTCGTGGAGCATTTACAGAAATCACTGGTATCTTGAAAAAAGATGGTGACAAAGAAGTTGATAATACTTCTAAATCTGCAGTCGTTCAAAACAGTACTGAAGGTGTTATCTCAGCAGTTTCTGGTAACAAAGATGCTGTAGGTTATGTGTCACTTGGTTCATTAAATGACAGCGTTAAAGCTATAAAAGTTGACGGTGTAGAAGCAACTTCAAAAACAGTTTCTGATGGTGAATACCCAATACAACGTCCATTCAACATCGTATACAATGATAGCCTTTCTGAATTAGGTAAAGATTTCATCAAATACATCCATTCAAAACAAGGTCAAGCAGTTGTTAAAGAAAATAAATTCGTAGAAGCTAAAGCTGAACAAGCTGAGTACACTTCACAAAAAATGTCTGGTAAACTTTCAGTAGTTGGTTCTACTTCAGTTTCACCTTTGATGGAAAAACTTGTTGAAGCCTACAAAAAAGAAAATCCAGATGTAACAATCGATATTACTTCAAATGGTTCATCAGCAGGTATCACAGCTGCTAAAGAAAAAACAGCTGATATTGGTATGGTTTCTCGCGAGTTAACTCCTGAAGAAGGAAAAGACTTAAAACATGATGCGATTGCACTTGACGGTATTGCAGTTGTTATTAATAAAGACAATTCAGCAGAAGAAGTTAAAATGCAAACAATCACTGATATCTTTACTGGCAAAGTAACAAGCTGGGATAAAGTTAAATAA
- the pstC gene encoding phosphate ABC transporter permease subunit PstC, whose amino-acid sequence MKKQALKEDIFRIIFFLSAATAIIAILLICVFIFMNGLPFIGKYGVSNFLLGQDWSPSNKPASFGIFPMIMGSVLITLGAIIIGVPTGIFTSVFMVYYCPKQIYHFLKSAINLMAAIPSIVYGFFGLQLLVPWIRTFSGNGMSVLTASILLGIMILPTIISLSESAIRTVPSSYYSGSLALGASHERTIFKVIVPAAKSGIFSAIILGVGRAIGETMAVILVAGNQPLLPSGLFEGTRTMTTNIVLEMAYASGQHREALIATSAVLFVFILLINACFAYVKGKSVHE is encoded by the coding sequence GTGAAAAAACAAGCTTTAAAAGAAGATATCTTTAGGATTATATTCTTCCTTAGTGCCGCAACAGCAATTATTGCCATTCTATTGATTTGTGTTTTTATCTTTATGAATGGTCTTCCATTCATTGGTAAATATGGAGTTAGTAATTTCCTTTTAGGACAAGATTGGTCACCATCAAATAAACCAGCAAGTTTTGGTATATTCCCAATGATCATGGGGTCCGTTTTAATTACTTTAGGTGCCATTATCATTGGTGTACCTACAGGTATTTTTACTTCTGTCTTTATGGTTTATTATTGTCCTAAACAAATCTACCATTTTTTGAAATCTGCCATTAACTTGATGGCAGCTATTCCATCAATTGTTTATGGATTTTTTGGTTTACAATTACTTGTACCGTGGATAAGGACATTTTCTGGAAATGGGATGAGCGTCTTAACAGCATCTATTTTGTTAGGAATCATGATTCTTCCAACGATTATCAGTTTGTCAGAATCAGCAATTCGAACAGTTCCAAGTAGTTACTACTCAGGAAGTTTGGCCTTGGGAGCAAGCCACGAACGTACTATTTTTAAAGTTATCGTTCCAGCTGCTAAATCAGGAATATTCTCTGCCATTATCTTAGGTGTAGGACGTGCCATCGGTGAAACAATGGCGGTTATCCTTGTTGCAGGAAATCAACCCTTATTACCAAGCGGACTCTTTGAAGGAACCAGAACGATGACAACAAATATTGTTTTGGAAATGGCTTATGCGTCTGGTCAACACCGTGAGGCATTAATTGCAACGTCAGCCGTTCTCTTCGTCTTTATCTTATTAATTAATGCTTGCTTTGCATATGTGAAAGGAAAATCCGTTCATGAGTAA
- the pstA gene encoding phosphate ABC transporter permease PstA — MSKYILKGLVYLFSLLTFGSLFLIIGFILVKGLPNITPQLFQWHYTSENVSLMPAIISTVILVFGSLLLALPIGVFAGFYLVEYAKKGSIWVKMMRIASDTLSGIPSIVFGLFGMLFFVVFLGFQYSLLSGILTSVIMVLPVIIRATEEALLAVSDSMRQASFGLGAGKLRTIFKIVLPVAMPGILSGVILAIGRIVGETAALMYTLGTSTNMPTSLMASGRSLALHMYMLSSEGLHVKEAYATGVILIITVLIINSISSLLSRRLVKGAS; from the coding sequence ATGAGTAAATATATTTTGAAAGGCTTGGTTTATCTTTTTTCATTATTAACTTTTGGGTCACTTTTCCTGATCATTGGTTTTATTCTCGTTAAAGGTTTACCAAATATCACCCCACAACTTTTCCAATGGCACTACACATCAGAAAATGTTTCTTTAATGCCAGCTATTATCTCAACCGTGATTTTGGTTTTTGGTTCATTATTGTTAGCTCTCCCAATTGGTGTTTTCGCAGGCTTTTACTTGGTCGAATATGCTAAAAAAGGGTCTATCTGGGTTAAAATGATGCGTATTGCTTCAGATACCTTATCTGGGATTCCATCAATTGTATTTGGTTTATTTGGGATGTTATTCTTTGTTGTTTTCCTTGGTTTCCAATATTCATTACTATCAGGAATTTTAACTTCAGTTATTATGGTGCTACCTGTTATCATTCGTGCAACGGAAGAAGCCTTACTTGCAGTTAGTGATAGCATGCGTCAAGCAAGTTTTGGATTAGGTGCCGGAAAATTGAGAACAATTTTTAAAATTGTTCTTCCAGTAGCAATGCCTGGTATTTTGTCAGGTGTTATCCTAGCTATTGGCCGTATTGTTGGAGAAACTGCAGCACTCATGTATACTTTAGGAACTTCTACCAACATGCCAACAAGTCTAATGGCCTCTGGGCGTTCATTGGCACTTCATATGTATATGTTATCTAGTGAGGGTCTCCACGTCAAAGAAGCTTATGCAACTGGCGTTATCCTAATTATTACTGTATTGATTATCAATTCTATTTCTAGCTTATTATCTCGTCGTCTTGTGAAAGGAGCATCCTAA
- the pstB gene encoding phosphate ABC transporter ATP-binding protein PstB, which translates to MGTFSVKNLDLYYGDFKALKNVNIELPQGEITALIGPSGCGKSTFLKTLNRMNDLVPGCRIEGEILLDGDNIYDKNMNLNSLRKRVGMVFQQPNPFAMSIYDNVAYGPRTHGIKDKAQLDAIVEKSLKGAAIWDEVKDDLKKNAMSLSGGQQQRICIARALAVEPDVLLMDEPTSALDPISTLKIEDLVQKLKKDYTIIIVTHNMQQASRISDKTAFFLTGEICEFGDTVQIFTNPLDKRTEDYISGRFG; encoded by the coding sequence ATGGGAACTTTTTCCGTTAAAAACTTAGATTTATATTATGGGGACTTTAAAGCCCTTAAAAATGTTAATATTGAACTTCCTCAAGGGGAAATTACAGCTTTAATTGGTCCTTCAGGATGTGGGAAATCGACATTCTTAAAAACCTTAAATCGTATGAATGATCTAGTTCCTGGATGCCGTATCGAAGGTGAGATTCTATTAGATGGTGACAATATTTATGACAAAAATATGAACCTTAACTCCCTTCGCAAACGTGTTGGAATGGTTTTCCAACAACCTAATCCATTTGCAATGTCTATTTATGACAATGTAGCCTATGGCCCAAGAACTCACGGTATTAAAGATAAAGCGCAATTGGATGCTATTGTTGAAAAATCTTTAAAAGGCGCAGCTATTTGGGACGAAGTTAAAGATGACTTGAAAAAGAATGCTATGTCACTTTCAGGTGGACAACAACAACGTATTTGTATTGCAAGGGCTTTAGCAGTAGAACCAGATGTCCTTTTAATGGATGAGCCAACTTCAGCGTTAGATCCTATTTCAACCTTAAAAATTGAAGACTTGGTTCAAAAATTGAAAAAAGATTATACCATTATCATTGTGACACATAACATGCAACAAGCATCACGGATTTCAGACAAAACAGCATTTTTCTTAACAGGGGAAATTTGCGAGTTTGGCGATACCGTACAAATTTTCACCAACCCACTAGATAAACGGACAGAAGATTACATTTCTGGACGCTTCGGCTAA
- the phoU gene encoding phosphate signaling complex protein PhoU, whose amino-acid sequence MRDQFELELQELEQKFLEMGSAVLESASKVLLALAAKDTDMAELIIKEDKLINQAQLDIELTCANLLALQQPQVTDLRFVLTIMSACSDLERMGDHMTGIAKAILNLKEIDTLDVIEEHIHDAGQKALKMMSDLLLVFPKRNADKAIAIANQDEAIDQLYYSISKEILTVMKEQETSVRNGAQYLYMMGHIERFGDYISNICERIVYLETGELVELN is encoded by the coding sequence ATGAGAGATCAATTTGAATTAGAATTACAAGAGCTTGAGCAAAAGTTTTTAGAAATGGGCAGTGCCGTATTAGAATCAGCTTCTAAAGTACTACTAGCTTTAGCAGCCAAAGATACAGATATGGCAGAATTAATCATCAAAGAAGACAAATTAATTAACCAAGCACAGCTTGATATTGAATTAACATGTGCTAATCTTCTTGCTCTTCAACAACCACAGGTAACGGATTTAAGATTTGTACTGACAATCATGTCAGCTTGTTCTGACTTAGAGCGTATGGGTGACCATATGACAGGAATTGCCAAAGCCATTTTAAACTTAAAAGAAATTGATACCCTTGATGTCATTGAAGAGCATATTCATGATGCAGGACAAAAAGCTTTGAAAATGATGTCTGACTTATTACTGGTTTTCCCTAAACGAAATGCTGATAAAGCTATTGCTATCGCAAATCAAGATGAAGCCATTGATCAACTTTACTATAGTATTTCAAAAGAAATTTTGACAGTAATGAAAGAACAAGAAACATCAGTTCGAAATGGTGCACAATACCTATACATGATGGGGCACATTGAACGATTCGGTGACTATATCTCTAACATTTGTGAACGCATTGTTTACCTTGAAACTGGTGAACTAGTTGAATTGAATTAA